A genomic region of Scomber japonicus isolate fScoJap1 chromosome 5, fScoJap1.pri, whole genome shotgun sequence contains the following coding sequences:
- the csnk2a2b gene encoding casein kinase II subunit alpha', producing the protein MPGPVAGSKSRVYADVNTLKSREYWDYEAHVPNWNNQEDYQLVRKLGRGKYSEVFEAINITNNEKVVVKILKPVKKKKIKREIKILENLRGGTNIIRLVDTVKDPVSRTPALVFECINNTDFKELYQKLTDYDIRFYMYELLKALDYCHSMGIMHRDVKPHNVMIDHQMRKLRLIDWGLAEFYHPSQEYNVRVASRYFKGPELLVDYQMYDYSLDMWSLGCMLASMIFQKEPFFHGQDNYDQLVRIAKVLGTDELFGYLRKYHIELDPRFKDLLGQQSRKRWEQFVQTENQHLVSPEALDLLDKLLRYDHQQRLTATEAMEHPYFYPVVKEQSLSNSDNNMVSSGNTTAR; encoded by the exons ATGCCGGGTCCGGTGGCCGGTAGCAAGTCCCGTGTGTACGCAGACGTCAACACGCTGAAGAGCCGGGAGTACTGGGATTATGAGGCCCACGTACCCAACTGGAA CAACCAAGAGGACTACCAGCTGGTCCGTAAGCTGGGCAGAGGGAAATACAGTGAAGTGTTCGAGGCCATCAACATCACCAATAACGAGAAGGTGGTTGTCAAGATCCTGAAG CCggtcaaaaagaagaagatcaaGCGAGAGATCAAGATCCTGGAGAACCTGCGAGGAGGGACCAATATCATTCGACTGGTGGACACAGTCAAAGACCCAGTG TCGAGAACTCCAGCGCTCGTCTTTGAATGCATCAATAACACAGACTTCAAG GAGTTGTACCAGAAGTTGACAGACTATGATATCCGTTTTTATATGTATGAACTACTGAAG GCTCTGGACTACTGTCACAGTATGGGAATCATGCACCGTGACGTCAAACCCCACAATGTGATGATCGACCACCAGATGAGAAAG CTACGCCTTATAGACTGGGGTTTGGCAGAGTTCTACCACCCCTCCCAAGAGTACAACGTCAGAGTGGCATCGCGATACTTCAAAGGCCCCGAACTCCTGGTGGACtatcag ATGTATGATTACAGTCTAGACATGTGGAGCTTGGGCTGTATGCTGGCCAGTATGATCTTTCAGAAAGAGCCCTTCTTCCACGGACAAGACAACTACGACCAG CTGGTGCGAATTGCCAAGGTCCTGGGGACAGACGAGCTGTTTGGCTACCTGCGTAAATACCACATCGAGCTGGACCCGCGCTTCAAAGACCTGCTGGGGCA GCAGAGCAGGAAGCGCTGGGAACAGTTTGTGCAGACCGAGAACCAGCACTTGGTGAGTCCCGAAGCTCTGGACCTGCTGGATAAGCTGCTACGCTACGACCACCAACAGAGACTGACAGCCACAGAGGCCATGGAGCACCCCTACTTCT ACCCCGTAGTAAAGGAGCAATCTCTGTCAAACTCTGACAACAACATGGTTTCCAGTGGCAACACTACAGCGCGATGA